The Chrysoperla carnea chromosome X, inChrCarn1.1, whole genome shotgun sequence genome includes a region encoding these proteins:
- the LOC123302494 gene encoding dynamin-1-like protein, with the protein MEALIPVINKLQDVFNTVGADSIQLPQIVVLGAQSSGKSSVIESLVGKSFLPRGIGIVTRRPLILQLVYCPKDDREYRSAEVGTLDLDEWGVFLHKPNEVFKNFEQVRKEIEEETNRKAGTNKGICPEPINLKIFSSAVVNLTLIDLPGITKVPVGDQPEDIEQQIRDLVVKYIANPNSIILAVVTANTDMATSESLKLSRDVDPDGRRTLAVVTKLDLMDAGTDAIDILCGRVIPVKLGIIGVVNRSQQDIMNNKTIKDALRDEEAFLQRKYPTLANRNGTMYLGKTLNRLLMHHIRDCLPDLKTRVNVMVSQFQTLLSSYGEDVSDKSQTLLQIITKFASAYCSTIEGTARNIETTELCGGARICYIFHETFGKTLDSIHPLSGLTKMDILTAMKNATGPRPALFVPEVSFELLVKKQIARLAEPSLRCVDLVHEEMQRIIQHCGTEVQQELLRFPKLHERIMDVVTQLLRRRLPTTNAMVENLVAIELAYINTKHPDFHKDAALVPSLLNTEKDIISMKYKQHSQRPHSSHDSSEPLGTSKRGPVLANQPLGPPTNTPSMDTNNWLASILPGKTHDEGTQQKNQTPTSPPNQGDQQDQRDEYGQGQPTRTPQKPVNLLPEVPLNTNRVLNEKESHDCDIIERLIKSYFYIVRKSIQDSVPKAVMHFLVNYVKDNLQSELVTHLYKCDNADRLLNESEHVAHRRKEAADMLKALQEANHIISEIRETHMW; encoded by the exons ATGGAGGCTTTAATTcctgttattaataaattacaagaTGTGTTTAATACGGTTGGAGCTGATTCTATACAATTACCACAAATCGTTGTCTTGGGTGCTCAG agtTCTGGTAAAAGTTCAGTAATTGAAAGTCTGGTTGGGAAATCATTTTTACCCCGTGGAATTGGTATTGTTACACGACGACCTCTAATTCTTCAACTGGTGTACTGTCCTAAGGACGATCGTGAATATCGTAGCGCTGAAGTTGGTACTCTTGATTTGGACGAATGGGGTGTATTTTTACATAAACCAAATgaagtattcaaaaattttgaacaagttCGTAAAGAAATCGAAGAAGAGACAAATCGTAAGGCTGGTACGAATAAAGGAATATGCCCGGAaccaatcaatttaaaaatattctcatcGGCTGTtgtaaatttaacattaatcgATTTACCGGGTATCACAAAAGTACCGGTTGGAGATCAACCGGAAGATATTGAACAACAAATACGAGATTTAGTCGTTAAATATATAGCAAAtccaaattcaattattttagctGTTGTTACGGCAAATACTGATATGGCGACATCGGAGAGTTTGAAATTATCACGAGACGTTGATCCGGATGGTAGACGAACGCTTGCGGTTGTTACCAAATTAGATTTGATGGATGCTGGAACAGATGCAATTGATATATTATGCGGACGTGTTATTCCAGTAAAATTAGGTATAATCGGTGTTGTAAATCGTTCTCAACAGGATATTATGAACAACAAAACAATTAAGGATGCGTTACGCGACGAGGAAGCATTTTTACAACGTAAATATCCAACTTTAGCAAATCGTAATGGGACCATGTACTTAGGAAAAACATTAAATCGCTTACTAATGCATCACATTCGAGACTGTTTACCCGATTTAAAAACCCGTGTCAATGTGATGGTCTCACAATTTCAAACATTACTATCATCGTACGGTGAAGATGTTTCCGATAAAAGTCaaactttattacaaattatcacaaaatttgcATCTGCGTATTGTTCGACAATCGAAGGTACTGCACGAAATATTGAGACCACGGAACTATGTGGAGGTGCTCGAATATGTTACATTTTTCATGAGACTTTTGGCAAGACATTAGATTCAATTCATCCGTTATCGGGACTAACCAAGATGGATATTTTAACGGCAATGAAAAATGCGACAGGTCCTCGACCTGCGTTGTTCGTACCAGAAGTATCGTTTGAGTTGTTGGTGAAGAAACAGATAGCACGTTTGGCTGAGCCTTCGTTAAGGTGTGTGGATTTAGTTCATGAAGAAATGCAACGTATTATTCAGCATTGTGGTACCGAGGTCCAACAAGAATTGTTACGTTTCCCCAAGTTACATGAACGTATTATGGACGTGGTGACACAGTTACTTCGAAGACGATTACCAACAACTAATGCTATGGTGGAAAACCTAGTCGCAATTGAATTAGCATACATTAATACAAAGCATCCCGATTTCCATAAAGATGCAGCCCTAGTACCGTCTCTATTGAATACCGAAAAAgatattatttctatgaaatacAAACAACATTCACAACGACCACATTCGTCTCACGATTCTTCGGAACCACTTGGTACATCGAAACGAGGTCCAGTACTAGCAAACCAACCACTAGGTCCACCAACTAATACACCTAGTATGGATACTAATAATTGGTTAGCATCGATATTACCTGGTAAAACTCATGATGAAGGTACGCAGCAGAAGAATCAAACACCGACTTCACCACCGAATCAAGGTGATCAACAAGATCAACGAGACGAATACGGACAAGGGCAGCCAACACGGACACCACAAAAGCCGGTGAATTTGTTACCAGAAGTACCATTGAATACTAATCGTGTACTTAATGAAAAAGAATCGCATGATTGTGATATTATTG AGCGTCTTATTAAATCATACTTTTATATTGTGAGAAAATCTATTCAGGATTCAGTACCAAAGGCAGTAATGCATTTCTTAGTCAATTATGTTAAGGATAATCTACAATCAGAATTAGTGACGCATTTGTATAAATGTGATAATGCTGATCGATTGTTGAATGAATCCGAGCATGTAGCACACCGGCGTAAGGAAGCCGCCGATATGTTAAag gcttTACAGGAGGCAAATCATATAATTAGTGAAATACGAGAGACACATATGTGGTAA
- the LOC123302471 gene encoding RNA exonuclease 1 homolog, with amino-acid sequence MLPSKGYFTNIRCLFYDAGSCDRPYCHFRHSKKGSLQDEEQEYIIAGAKILENKIGPIKNFDKLVSDTIQDIHLNTQPNNRQESHQATYSPTPITQLKNQNGENIRRHLPIHNTPYRPPVRPITKPNTKSSLLKFQYDSSPGDTDTDPKSVQYIPTQNLSQLPTSTAYSYTPTSTGPRNGSSSESTKEKYIPTDPSAKLKARKCQQYVPQSQNSEGKTTDITYQPTDINSIISNSNLSYSPNVTDNSTINTEHTYNPTKQGTINTRLSTEEPTIEVTNQTDDVEISELDTDLDFINDILNDVKNDDDGDVSDKKKSKDKSKSSHHHHRSKSKEKDHRDKSSSKSKDRDKSSSSSLKKDSSKKESSSKKESSSKSSSKSSSSKDKENSSKEISSKDKESSSKDKESSSKDKESSSKKEKTLSADSRISDEKKTSSSEIRSSDDKKTTSSEVRTDEKKTSSSDSKRESSDAVSKKKDDKKDSDRKESKDSERKHSSSHKDKKESSSSSSSSKKKSSSHHHSSKSSKTSSSSSSKPSKHDKSPKHKSKSSSHHSSSSHHSSSSKTKSRSSSSSKSKTSSSSDKNVNDSETVSGEKSTATSADMNIDDVDFSSDDDIEEQCRRIFEDSVNMPSVPQAQKRPPDHPNVEEEAPLKKQRIAHPSAMTPCTKIKTAKPNFRAESSRLLLERYKISQQVHQMNQVFNPPSENTPAIPESTPSIPDKPKLIRPANTQLIMAAPPNVPGKVRIAHVPNVSNLMNAKLKIPNMAVKKTIPQTTPKGKSRTMHAPTKVDLADRPTVKDPENTKIPLHVRSVFLNNMIDACLDMYAYAMSAYERARSEEFAVFDKCRSLPVYKQSAKLCVHRLQNLAKQSVLENNTIPDAPSTSKIESRRNTHEDNLYLQLSKYILTEEQLWEHGFPRPHPTITTNGAAIINKKQKVTENKNEFEKTCCRCHKVYKITEDGYPLFPEECIYHYKKRYRIRGEARYGCCSSSDELGCISAPVHVFDDIDYDNLRGYVETMDLTDGEDDDPNRDYGVFALDCEMSYTTAGIELTRITVIDRKLEVVYETVVKPFHPIIDYNTRFSGIEERHMEGVTTTLLDVQANLLHMFNNRTILIGHSLESDFKALKLIHNTVVDTSIMFPHRLGLPYKRALKNIAFDCLSKIIQNQVSGHDSAEDANACMELVLWKINEDKKL; translated from the exons atGTTACCGAGTAAAGGATATTTTACGAATATACGGTGTTTATTTTACGATGCTGGTTCATGTGATCGGCCGTATTGCCACTTTAGACATTCGAAAAAAG gtTCATTGCAAGATGAAGAACAGGAATACATCATAGCAGGCGCgaaaatattagaaaacaaaattggtccaataaaaaattttgataaattagtgAGCGACACAATTCaagatattcatttaaatactcaACCAAATAACCGTCAAGAAAGTCACCAAGCCACGTACAGTCCAACGCCGATAACACAATTGAAGAATCAAAATGGTGAGAATATACGACGGCATTTACCCATTCACAATACACCGTATCGCCCCCCTGTACGTCCTATCACCAAACCGAACACAAAATCGTCCCTCTTAAAATTCCAATATGATTCGTCACCCGGTGATACGGACACGGATCCAAAGAGTGTTCAATATATTCCGACACAAAATCTATCTCAATTACCCACATCAACAGCATACTCGTATACACCGACATCAACGGGACCACGAAATGGATCATCATCGGAGAGCACGAAAGAGAAATACATACCGACGGATCCTAGTGCGAAGTTAAAAGCGCGAAAATGTCAACAGTATGTACCACAGTCACAGAATTCCGAGG gtaaaacGACGGATATTACATACCAGCCAACGGATATCAATTCAATaatatcaaattcaaatttaagttATTCTCCTAATGTAACAGATAATTCGACGATTAACACAGAACATACGTATAATCCAACGAAACAGGGTACAATCAACACAAGATTATCAACGGAAGAGCCAACAATTGAGGTGACGAATCAAACGGATGATGTTGAAATTAGTGAATTAGATACCGATCTggattttataaatgatatctTGAACGATGTAAAAAATGACGATGATGGAGATGTCAGTGATAAAAAGAAATCCAAAGATAAATCAAAATCTTCACATCATCATCACAGATCCAAATCGAAAGAGAAAGATCATCGTGATAAATCTAGTTCCAAATCGAAAGATCGTGATAAATCATCTTCATCTAGTTTGAAAAAAGATTCATCGAAAAAAGAAAGTTCCTCTAAAAAAGAATCGTCGTCAAAGAGTAGCTCAAAAAGTAGCTCTTCGAAAGATAAAGAAAATTCTTCAAAAGAAATTTCATCGAAGGATAAAGAAAGTTCTTCAAAAGATAAAGAAAGTTCTTCGAAAGATAAAGAAAGCTCTTCGAAAAAAGAGAAAACTTTATCAGCAGACAGTCGAATTTCAGATGAGAAGAAAACATCTTCATCAGAGATTCGATCTTCTGATGATAAAAAAACCACCTCATCAGAAGTACGAACTGATGAAAAGAAAACATCATCGTCTGATTCAAAAAGGGAATCATCCGATGCTGTAAGTAAAAAGAAAGATGATAAAAAAGATTCAGATCGAAAAGAATCGAAAGATTCGGAGCGAAAACATTCTTCATCacataaagataaaaaagaatCTTCGTCGTCGTCATCATCGTCCAAGAAGAAATCTTCAAGCCATCATCATTCATCGAAATCGTCGAAAACTAGCTCGTCATCGTCTTCGAAACCAAGTAAACATGATAAGTCACCGAAACATAAATCAAAAAGTTCATCGCATCATAGTAGCTCGTCACATCATAGTTCATCCTCGAAAACGAAAAGTCGCAGTTCTTCATCATCGAAGAGTAAAACAAGTAGTAGTTCGgataaaaatgttaatgattCGGAAACGGTTTCGGGTGAAAAGTCAACAGCAACATCAGCGGATATGAATATTG ATGACGTTGATTTTTCCAGTGACGATGATATCGAAGAACAGTGTCGTAGAATATTTGAAGATAGTGTAAATATGCCAAGTGTg CCTCAAGCCCAAAAAAGACCTCCTGATCATCCGAACGTTGAAGAAGAGGCACCTTTGAAAAAACAACGGATCGCGCATCCATCAGCCATGACTccatgtacaaaaattaaaacagcaAAACCAAATTTCCGGGCAGAATCATCaagg ttGTTATTGGAACGTTATAAAATTAGTCAACAAGTACACCAAATGAATCAGGTTTTCAATCCACCAAGTGAAAATACACCAGCAATACCGGAAAGTACGCCATCAATACCAGATAAACCAAAATTAATTCGTCCTGCTAATACTCAACTAATTATGGCTGCTCCACCAAATGTTCCAG gAAAAGTTCGTATTGCTCATGTACCAAacgtttcaaatttaatgaatgcaaaattaaaaataccaaatatGGCTGTGAAAAAAACTATACCGCAAACGACACCAAAAGGGAAATCGCGTACTATGCACGCACCAACAAAAGTTGATCTTGCAGATAGACCAACAGTTAAAGATCCAGAAAATACTAAAATTCCACTTCATGTACGATctgtatttttgaataatatgatTGATGCCTGCTTGGACATGTACGCGTATGCGATGTCTGCATACGAACGG GCCCGTAGTGAAGAATTTGCTGTATTTGATAAATGTCGATCGTTACCCGTGTACAAACAATCTGCAAAATTATGTGTACATCGACTACAAAACTTAGCCAAACAAAGTGTCttagaaaataatacaataccCGACGCACCATCtacatcaaaaat tgaATCTAGACGTAATACACATGAGGATAATCTTTATCTACAACTTTCAAAGTATATTTTAACGGAGGAACAACTTTGGGAACATGGTTTTCCACGACCACATCCAACGATTACAACAAATGGGGCTgctattataaacaaaaagcaGAAAGTGACTgagaataaaaatgaatttgagaAAACTTGTTGCCGATGTCATAAA GTGTATAAAATTACCGAAGATGGCTACCCACTATTTCCAGAAGAATGCATTTATCATTATAAGAAACGTTATCGAATAcgag GTGAGGCTCGATATGGTTGCTGTAGTAGTTCCGATGAATTAGGATGTATATCAGCACCGGTACATGTATTTGATGATATTGACTACGATAATCTACGTGGATATGTTGAGACCATGGACCTAACTGACGGTGAAGATGATGATCCAAATCGGGATTATGGTGTTTTCGCGCTGGATTGTGAAATGTCATATACAACGGCTGGTATTGAGTTAACACGTATCACAGTTATTGATCGAAAATTGGAGGTAGTCTATGAAACAGTTGTGAAACCTTTTCATCCGATTATTGACTATAATACGAG gTTCTCAGGGATCGAAGAACGTCATATGGAAGGCGTAACAACGACTTTACTAGATGTTCAAGCGAATTTATTACATATGTTTAATAATCGTACAATATTAATTGGGCACAGTTTAGAGAGCGATTTTAAAgcgttaaaattaatacataacACAGTCGTTGATACCAGTATTATGTTCCCACATCGTTTAGGTCTCCCTTATAAACgagctttaaaaaatatagcatttgattgtttatcaaaaattattcaaaatcaaG taTCAGGACATGACAGTGCAGAGGATGCCAATGCTTGTATGGAACTGGTTTTGTGGAAAATCaatgaagataaaaaattataa
- the LOC123302525 gene encoding synaptophysin-like → MLDLSVFKEPLGIMRVFQFIFAFLAFSCTTSYTNELNFNCKAENGTIGSYAYPIEYPFDVKISQSQVCANSKFTLYADFSFEAHFFFITGLLSILYAIGISVVYALIEDVYKNDKRFPFLDFGATVILAVFWLSGSAAWAYGVSGLKSVTDPTTIKTTMSLDCCTISRSGFTRLTISIIFGFLNFFLWASDLWFVYKETAWFQSLSNQAPSGV, encoded by the exons atgttAGATTTATCAGTATTTAAAGAACCGTTGGGTATTATGCGAGTATTTCAATTT ATATTTGCATTCTTGGCATTTTCATGTACCACAAGTTATACGAAcgagttaaattttaattgtaaagcTGAAAATGGTACAATTGGATCGTATGCGTATCCAATTGAATATCCatttgatgtaaaaatttcacaGAGTCAAGTGTGCGCTAATTCTAAATTTACA ttaTATGCTGATTTTTCATTCGAAGCTCACTTTTTCTTCATAACTGGATTATTATCGATTTTGTATGCGATTGGAATTTCTGTTGTTTACGCGTTAATTgaagatgtttataaaaacgATAAACGTTTTCCATTTTTG GATTTTGGAGCAACAGTAATTTTAGCCGTATTCTGGTTATCAGGTTCAGCTGCTTGGGCGTATGGAGTATCCGGTTTAAAAAGTGTTACAGATCCGACAACAATTAAAACTACAATGAGTTTAGATTGTTGTACAATAAGTCGATCCGGATTTACTCGTTTAACGATATCAATT ATATTTGGAttcttaaatttctttttatgggCATCCGATTTATGGTTTGTATATAAAGAAACAGCATGGTTTCAAAGTTTATCGAATCAAGCTCCAAGTGGAGTTTAA